The Pantoea nemavictus genome includes a region encoding these proteins:
- the alsE gene encoding D-allulose 6-phosphate 3-epimerase, translating to MRAKFSPSLMCMDLTRFREQVEAMNSTAAFYHVDIMDGSYVKNITLSPFFIENLRKITDVPIDVHLMVNHPEDIIPMCIEAGADIISFHPETANNKIFRLLTQIKEAGRRCGVVLNPATPAESIREYAHLLDKVTVMSVDPGFAGQQFIPETLNKIRQLIAMRAEHGYHYLTEIDGSCNARTFRQIAASGVDVFIVGTSGLFNLDDDVAQAWQKMESIFAAETAA from the coding sequence ATGAGAGCAAAGTTTTCGCCGTCATTAATGTGTATGGATCTCACCCGCTTCCGCGAACAGGTTGAAGCGATGAATAGCACCGCTGCGTTTTATCATGTCGATATTATGGATGGCAGCTACGTCAAGAATATTACCCTGTCGCCCTTCTTCATTGAGAACCTGCGTAAAATTACCGATGTGCCGATTGACGTGCATTTAATGGTGAATCATCCGGAAGATATTATTCCGATGTGCATTGAGGCGGGCGCAGACATTATCAGCTTCCATCCAGAAACCGCCAACAATAAAATATTTCGCCTGCTAACGCAGATTAAAGAAGCCGGTCGTCGCTGCGGCGTAGTATTAAATCCGGCCACGCCGGCGGAAAGTATTCGTGAATATGCCCATCTGCTGGATAAAGTGACGGTGATGTCGGTGGACCCCGGTTTTGCCGGGCAGCAATTTATTCCAGAAACCTTAAATAAAATTCGCCAGCTGATCGCGATGCGTGCAGAGCACGGTTACCACTATCTGACCGAAATTGATGGTTCATGCAATGCGCGCACCTTCAGGCAGATTGCGGCATCGGGCGTAGATGTGTTTATCGTGGGGACGTCTGGATTATTTAATCTGGATGACGATGTAGCGCAGGCATGGCAGAAGATGGAGAGCATTTTCGCCGCAGAAACCGCTGCTTAA
- the fdhD gene encoding formate dehydrogenase accessory sulfurtransferase FdhD: MKANQPECNESVNKISGAVQSQVWQRRTIDDAESDWLAQEVPIALVYNGISHVVMMATPNDLEAFALGFSLSEGIIDKPNEIFGMDVVPGCDGIEVQIELSSRRFMALKEQRRAMAGRTGCGVCGVEQLDQIGKPLQPLPFTQTFDLGNLDKGLAQLRDYQPIGNLTGCTHAAAWMSPQGELQGGYEDVGRHVALDKLLGNRSQQPWQQGAVLVSSRASYEMVQKSAMCGVEILFAVSAATQLAVEVAERCNLTLVGFSKPGRATVYSHPQRLR, encoded by the coding sequence GTGAAAGCTAATCAGCCAGAATGTAACGAGAGTGTGAATAAGATCTCAGGTGCGGTGCAATCGCAGGTGTGGCAACGCCGTACTATCGACGACGCGGAAAGTGACTGGCTGGCGCAGGAAGTGCCGATCGCGCTGGTGTATAACGGTATCTCGCACGTGGTGATGATGGCGACGCCCAACGATCTCGAAGCGTTTGCGCTGGGGTTTTCTTTATCTGAAGGGATAATCGATAAGCCCAACGAGATTTTCGGCATGGATGTGGTGCCAGGTTGCGATGGCATTGAAGTGCAGATTGAGCTCTCCAGCCGCCGCTTTATGGCGCTGAAAGAGCAGCGCCGTGCGATGGCCGGTCGTACCGGCTGCGGCGTGTGTGGCGTGGAGCAACTCGATCAAATCGGCAAGCCGCTGCAGCCGCTGCCGTTCACGCAAACTTTTGATTTGGGCAATCTTGATAAGGGCCTGGCGCAGCTGCGCGACTATCAACCGATCGGCAACCTCACCGGCTGTACGCACGCGGCGGCATGGATGTCGCCGCAGGGTGAGCTGCAGGGCGGCTACGAAGATGTTGGCCGCCACGTGGCGCTGGATAAACTGCTCGGCAATCGTAGCCAACAGCCGTGGCAGCAGGGCGCGGTGCTGGTTTCCAGCCGCGCTAGCTATGAGATGGTGCAGAAATCCGCCATGTGCGGCGTGGAGATTCTGTTTGCGGTTTCGGCTGCGACCCAACTCGCCGTTGAGGTGGCTGAGCGTTGCAATTTAACCTTGGTTGGCTTCAGTAAACCGGGACGCGCCACGGTGTATAGCCATCCGCAGCGTCTGCGTTAA
- a CDS encoding PTS sugar transporter subunit IIB: MKKVLIVCGNGLGSSFIVEMNVKKIVAELGKEAEVGHTDLTSAKSEHADLIIAAKDIADQLSGHSAKVVGLTNLLDNAKIKEILADNI, encoded by the coding sequence ATGAAAAAAGTCCTGATTGTGTGTGGCAATGGTTTAGGTAGCAGCTTCATTGTTGAAATGAATGTGAAGAAGATTGTGGCGGAATTAGGTAAAGAAGCTGAAGTTGGCCACACCGATTTAACCTCAGCTAAATCTGAACATGCTGATTTAATTATTGCCGCGAAAGATATTGCCGATCAATTATCCGGGCACAGTGCGAAAGTGGTTGGCCTGACTAATTTGCTGGATAACGCAAAAATCAAAGAAATTCTGGCTGACAATATTTAA
- a CDS encoding PTS ascorbate transporter subunit IIC, translating into MLQFIIKDVLGTPAILVGLFSLFGLLLQKKPVSDVISGTLKTIMGFVILIAGANLIAATLTIFSQLFEHSFNIQGVVPNTDAMAALAQKSYGTETAMIMVFGMLVNILLARITPLKYIFLTGHHTLYMSAMLAVILSVGGVHGFWLVVIGSLILGTMMVVCPAILQPFTRKITNSDDLALGHFGSTGYLLSALVGKVVGKGSPSIEELKVPKTLNFLRDSSVAISLTMMILFIALVLVAGKAFTESISGGQNYIVFAIIQSITFAAGVYIILAGVRMVIAEIVPAFKGIADKLVPNAKPALDCPTVFPFAPNAVIIGFLSSFSAGLISMFLCPLFGLSVIVPGLVPHFFCGATAGVYGNITGGRRGAVIGAFVQGLLISFLPAILLPLMGDLGFASTTFGDADFGIVGIVLGHIISFFH; encoded by the coding sequence ATGCTGCAATTTATAATTAAGGATGTTCTTGGAACACCCGCTATACTTGTCGGCCTTTTTTCCCTGTTTGGTTTATTACTGCAAAAGAAACCGGTCTCTGATGTTATTTCCGGCACGCTTAAAACCATCATGGGTTTTGTTATTCTCATCGCCGGGGCCAATTTAATTGCGGCCACGCTGACCATCTTCAGCCAGCTGTTTGAGCACTCGTTTAATATTCAGGGTGTCGTGCCCAATACCGATGCGATGGCGGCGCTGGCGCAGAAAAGCTACGGCACCGAAACTGCGATGATCATGGTGTTCGGCATGCTGGTGAATATTCTGCTGGCGCGTATCACGCCGCTGAAATACATCTTCCTCACCGGCCACCACACGCTGTATATGTCGGCGATGCTGGCGGTGATTCTGTCGGTAGGCGGCGTGCACGGCTTCTGGCTGGTGGTAATCGGTTCACTGATTCTCGGCACCATGATGGTGGTGTGCCCGGCGATTCTGCAGCCGTTCACCCGCAAAATCACCAACTCTGACGATCTGGCGCTTGGCCACTTCGGCTCCACCGGTTATCTGCTCTCCGCGTTGGTGGGTAAAGTGGTCGGTAAAGGCAGCCCGTCGATTGAAGAGCTGAAGGTGCCGAAAACCCTCAACTTCCTGCGCGACTCCTCGGTAGCGATTTCGCTGACCATGATGATTCTGTTCATCGCGCTGGTGTTGGTGGCGGGTAAAGCGTTTACCGAAAGCATCAGTGGCGGCCAGAACTACATTGTGTTCGCCATTATCCAGTCAATTACCTTTGCGGCGGGCGTTTACATTATCCTGGCCGGTGTACGCATGGTGATTGCGGAAATCGTGCCGGCCTTTAAAGGCATCGCCGATAAGCTGGTGCCCAACGCCAAACCGGCGCTGGATTGCCCAACCGTGTTCCCGTTCGCACCGAACGCGGTGATCATCGGATTCCTGTCGAGCTTCTCCGCCGGTTTGATCAGCATGTTCCTGTGCCCGCTGTTTGGTCTGAGCGTGATCGTTCCCGGCCTGGTGCCGCACTTCTTCTGCGGTGCTACCGCTGGCGTCTACGGCAACATTACCGGCGGACGTCGTGGTGCGGTGATCGGCGCCTTTGTGCAAGGCCTGCTGATCTCCTTCCTGCCAGCGATTCTGCTGCCGCTGATGGGCGACCTCGGCTTCGCCTCTACCACCTTCGGTGATGCGGACTTCGGCATTGTCGGTATCGTGCTCGGCCACATTATTTCGTTCTTCCATTGA
- a CDS encoding aspartate aminotransferase family protein, whose product MATRSTIMDTNSFRAEHADGLDAATRKLTDKRSKVLGESYRLFYRKPVHLVRGEGQYLWDAAGDKYLDVYNNVASIGHCHPAVIEAVNQQMKMLNTHTRYLHERILDYSEELLATTPEAIDRAMYMCTGSEANDLAIRVARAFSGGTGIIVSQEAYHGTSDLTSGVSPALGSGQPLAATTRLVSPPDAYRVNAPDLGEWFANEIQQQIDDMKAHGIKFAGFLADSIFSSDGVLPNPRGFLQKAVDVVHANGGIFIADEVQPGFGRTGDAFWGFARHGVVPDVITTGKPMGNGIPVSGLLAKSDVLAAFSDEIPYFNTFGGNPVAMAAAQAVLTVIKEEGLQEHSRVVGAKLLSELQKLMDRHESIGDVRGAGLFIGFELVQDRASKTPDKALALDLIEKLREHRVLTSVAGPYGNVLKLRPPLAFQEADIDWLVGALDKSLSELGR is encoded by the coding sequence ATGGCTACACGTTCTACCATCATGGACACCAACAGTTTTCGTGCTGAGCACGCCGACGGTCTGGATGCGGCGACCCGCAAGCTAACCGATAAGCGCAGTAAAGTGTTGGGCGAGTCTTATCGCCTGTTTTATCGCAAGCCGGTGCATTTAGTGCGTGGCGAAGGGCAATATCTGTGGGATGCCGCGGGCGACAAATACCTTGATGTGTACAACAACGTGGCCAGCATTGGTCACTGCCATCCGGCGGTGATTGAGGCGGTGAATCAGCAGATGAAGATGCTGAATACCCATACGCGCTATCTGCACGAACGCATTCTCGATTACTCCGAAGAGCTGCTGGCCACCACGCCAGAGGCTATCGACCGCGCGATGTACATGTGCACCGGTTCGGAAGCCAACGATTTGGCGATCCGCGTGGCGCGCGCCTTCAGCGGCGGTACCGGCATTATCGTGTCGCAAGAGGCCTATCACGGCACCAGCGATCTCACGTCGGGCGTTTCGCCGGCGCTGGGCAGCGGACAGCCATTAGCTGCGACCACGCGCCTGGTGTCGCCGCCGGATGCTTATCGCGTTAATGCACCGGATCTCGGCGAATGGTTTGCCAATGAAATCCAGCAGCAGATCGACGATATGAAAGCGCACGGCATCAAGTTTGCTGGCTTCCTCGCAGATTCCATCTTCTCTTCCGATGGCGTGCTGCCGAACCCGCGCGGTTTCCTGCAGAAAGCCGTCGATGTGGTACATGCCAACGGCGGGATTTTCATCGCCGATGAAGTGCAGCCCGGTTTTGGTCGTACTGGCGATGCGTTCTGGGGCTTTGCACGTCACGGCGTGGTGCCCGATGTGATCACCACCGGCAAACCAATGGGCAACGGCATTCCGGTGTCGGGCCTGCTGGCGAAAAGTGATGTGCTGGCCGCGTTTAGCGATGAAATTCCTTACTTCAACACCTTTGGCGGTAATCCAGTAGCGATGGCCGCAGCGCAGGCGGTGTTAACGGTGATTAAAGAAGAGGGCTTGCAGGAGCACAGCCGCGTAGTCGGGGCTAAGCTGCTGAGCGAATTACAGAAACTGATGGATCGTCATGAATCAATTGGCGACGTGCGCGGCGCCGGGCTGTTTATTGGTTTCGAACTGGTGCAAGACCGCGCCAGCAAAACGCCGGATAAAGCGCTGGCGCTGGATTTGATTGAGAAACTGCGTGAGCACCGCGTGCTGACGTCAGTTGCAGGCCCTTACGGCAACGTGCTGAAGCTGCGTCCGCCATTGGCGTTCCAGGAAGCGGATATCGACTGGCTGGTGGGTGCGCTGGATAAGTCGCTGAGTGAGCTGGGGCGATAG
- a CDS encoding DeoR/GlpR family DNA-binding transcription regulator, producing the protein MLQETRLHRIRALLTTQHQVSTERIIKELGISRETARRDMIELEAQGFARRVHGGLVAVDSQPEPPLQVRRNAQAKEKRAIAAAAAQHLQPGQTLFLDAGTTTTMLAEALRSMSGLTIITNSLQAALALSAADEHETLNNQVILLGGMMMAGAQQTRGEMTIGEIYRYRADIALLSPVGIDAKNGASSFHPHEAAIARAMVQQANRTFLLADHSKLGVISRSVYAPIAEVDLLICDGGPAKPGALAALQQVLPQVQVV; encoded by the coding sequence ATGCTGCAGGAAACTCGCTTACACCGCATTCGCGCGCTGCTGACCACGCAACATCAGGTCAGTACTGAACGCATCATCAAAGAGCTCGGTATTTCGCGAGAAACCGCACGGCGCGACATGATTGAACTGGAAGCGCAAGGATTTGCCCGCCGTGTGCATGGCGGTTTGGTGGCGGTCGATAGCCAGCCTGAGCCACCGCTGCAGGTACGTCGCAACGCGCAGGCGAAAGAGAAACGCGCGATTGCCGCCGCCGCGGCGCAACATCTGCAACCGGGCCAAACGCTGTTCCTGGATGCCGGCACCACTACCACCATGCTGGCGGAAGCACTGCGTAGCATGTCGGGTTTAACCATCATCACCAACAGCCTGCAGGCTGCCTTAGCGCTCAGCGCAGCGGATGAGCATGAAACGTTGAATAATCAGGTTATTTTACTGGGTGGCATGATGATGGCGGGCGCACAGCAAACGCGCGGAGAAATGACCATCGGCGAGATTTATCGCTATCGCGCCGATATAGCGCTGCTTTCGCCGGTCGGCATCGATGCCAAAAACGGTGCCAGTAGTTTTCATCCCCACGAAGCAGCGATTGCCCGCGCCATGGTGCAGCAGGCGAACCGCACCTTTTTACTGGCGGATCACAGCAAGCTCGGTGTGATTAGCCGTTCGGTGTACGCACCGATTGCAGAGGTCGATCTGCTGATTTGCGACGGCGGCCCGGCAAAACCCGGCGCGCTGGCAGCGCTGCAACAGGTACTGCCGCAGGTGCAGGTGGTTTAA